The following is a genomic window from Elaeis guineensis isolate ETL-2024a chromosome 10, EG11, whole genome shotgun sequence.
AAGAGTTCTATCATGACCATCTTTCACTTTGAGTCGGACAAGCTTCCATAATTCCACCTAGTTCAATATTGAGGTTGCAAATGGGTCAGGTCAACTAGTGATCCTACCTGAACCTAATTCGATTAAACTTGGTCCAATCAGTTCTTAGAAGACTCGTGGGTGGGTTTGGGGCCAACAATTGGTCCCATTTTGAAAACTAGGTCAAGTATGGGTTCTGTAATTTGTAACTCAACTAACCATACACATGATCCATATCTCATCTGGGTTTAATTTGTGTCAACCAAAAAATATACACAACCTAACCCCAACACAATTCAACCTGACCTGAAAACCTAACACCACCATTTCCTTCTTCCCGAACATCTATCCTAGTTCATCCAATGAACCTCACCTAAACTAATCCCTCTCTGCTCATCCCAACATACCTATCTCTTCTCAACCACTTAATTATATTAGACATTAGTTGTATATTAATTATTCATTCTTCAAAATAGCTATCCCGAAAGTTGCATATCAAAAATGTTCATTTTCTTGGATCAATTAGAAGTTTTAGAATGAAAGTTCATGTTTATGTTGGCGTTCACCTTTAGTTTTATTCAACAATATAgtgattttatatttgattaccAATTATATTTTTGTTCAGAAAATGGCAACCAACAAGAATGACCCAGAATACAGACCCAATTTGATCCAAATGGCCCACCACGTCTAAGGTTTCTTTCATGGGCACCACATGAGCCCACTTGGCATGATCAGCTAATGGATTAGGTTTGGATCCAAAATCAAAACTCAAAAATGTGATTGAATCTAGACGGGGTCAAGCCTGCTTTAGATGGTTGGACCAACCCAACTCATTGCAAACCTACTCAAAACTTTCTTATACCAGTAGACACAATAAACATGTGACTAATAGCTCTAAAAGGTTGTTTTAGTCTGTTCAACAAAGGCTTTGATTATTAGAAAACAATTCAAAGGCTCTTAGGATAAAGATGGTATTGTCTTGTATCTTTTCTTTTCTGTAAAAGCCACTCCATAGAGAATGTTGAGATGGCTGGTATTTGGGTTCAttttctttagttaagaggaagGGTGGATCCCCTTAGTTATTTAATTTGGTTATTTCTAGTATTCTTTTCATCTCTCTGCTTTCTAGTTATTTTACAAAGAACATCTTAACAACCAGAAAACTTGGTGGGCATAAAAGGTGTTGGGATATGCCGACCGGtccctctcacgccgactcaccatcggGCCCGCCTGACCGgcacccgactctaccgaccgcaccgacaGACGACTGCCGACGCCGCCCGACCGaatatatgtcggtcgggcagacctctCCGTTCTCGACTGGCTGAACTGTGGAGCCCGATATCCGACTCCCGCAATGCCCCGACTATCCGTCGGAGGGTCCTGGGCTTTCACCCGACATTCCTCAACCAGACGCCAGCGTACAGTCGGTCGGTTCCCCCGAATGTCGTACGACTGCTGTGGGCCACCACCCTGACAAAGGCTGCGGAGTagccgccctgggacattgtcccACCTGAGGCATGGGTCACCCTGGTGATTTGATAGccccacggcgactctgacagtctccggcgatttgacaactctcccattgtctgcgccataaATGACGGCatcatgccgcgctctactataaaacgggaggGCAACAATGCTGAAGGAGGTTCTTTTCGAAACCCCtgaactcttcctctctagctctcgctctcCACTCCtccgctgagctccttgattcttttctactgttgcctagtctcctctctgacttgacctcGGAGGTCCcgcggagccacctccggtcagtgcggacttcttttgcaggcgctcgctcCCGgcaaccaggcgacgaggggattggccgcaacaaaaggAACGTCGATCAAAGAGATTTTGTTTAAAGCATAGCACTTATTGCCATGCACAACTAACAATATATATCGAAATGAAGGATATTGCAGCAGGGTCATGGTGCTTGAGTTTGAATTCGGTTGGATTTGGACTCTTAGCCAATCAAAGGTGCTAGGACTTAACTGCAGCAATTATGCAAGAGCCCATGCGAGCATGTGCTTAGTCCCAATTGATTTTGCATTGGAGAGATCTTAGATACTTATACAGGGCTAAGGAACCTAAATAATACCCATCAGCAAGTCATTTGAGGTGATATCTTGGATTATTATATAATAGAGAACATAGAATCAGCAATTTTTATGCTAATTATTTTAACTGCTTACATTAGACTGGGTTTAAGAAGCAACATCTAATAATTtgttaaatccaaaaaaaaaacctTCAAAAGTAACCACAAGCTGAAATGCAAATCTAATAGATTCATTATTTTTGATGGCATGCTTAATCTTGATTCTAGCAGATAATTTAAACTACCAATTTTTTTGTTCTATAAGAATTACCAATGAATTAATTCTGAATATTTAAGAACAAAAATTTTTCACATTTCATACCGTTGTTCAAGtgtttttgatcaattttaatgcCATGGGCTCAACTTATATACTGGTCACATAAATGTTGCAGTCACAAAATTAATTATATTCCCATAATACTGGTCTCCAACGATGATAGTACAGGTGTTTATAATGATGAATACTTATGTAAGTATTTGATATTTGACAGCCCATTCTCAGCACTTATGCATGTACCTAAAATGCTTAATTGGATTTCACATAAACTTATAACATAAGATGACGCAGAGGTCAGGTCATCTAAAGAAGATACATATGCAAACACATGCATGTGTGGAAATGTACCTGCCCAAAAAATATGCTAAGGGCCTCGTTATTTTCTGGTAACTAGAAGTGGTGTCTGTTGAAATCGTGCAACTCGGCCTTTCTGATGCCCGTTAATTACATATAAAACTTGCAGGCCCATGTAACTGCAATTTCACCAAAGGGCTATGTTGCAGTCATTGAATTGTAGGCCTAATCTTTGTATTtaatgtaatctataagtttagtCTTGAAATGTAGTAGCATTCTAATAGTTATATTCAATGTAGTAGTTTCATGGAGTCTGTTTTACAAAGGCATGGAGTCAGAGTCAAACCCAGGTGACTTGCTTGACCCCTTGTAAATGGTTCTGAGTtcacttctagagagagaacaaTCTGGAAGGTGACTTAATCATTATATATACACACAGAGAGATCATTTTTCACATTGAAGTGTGTAAATGGGTCCATGAAGAGTTAtttggagtcttcttccacctctATCATCCTccattcttctccattcttagatctagagagagagcttGCATGCCCATCATATTTCCACGATTGAACAGCAGTCACTGGCTATATGGCCACATAGGCAGTGGGACAACTTAGTACAATTGGCTGAAGATTTGGAAGGAGAGTCGAACCTCATTTCTGTTCACTACTGTTATAAAACAAGTTTGTTAATGTTCGAACCAGGATTTTTGTATGTTCTGCAAGTAAGACCACAATCAACCAAAGAAACATGTAAAAGAAAAAACATTAATTaaacccatatatatatatatatatataaaaaaaaaaaaaatatatatatatatatatatatgaggccCTAAATTATGTAGCAAACACATGCTATTTCTTAACATGGTTCACGATGAAAAGTTTTGCAATTTTCTAAAGAGATCAATTATTTTGTggactttatttatttatgactTTAAGATTAGAGAAGATTTTATATATGGTTTGGAGTTTGGTTCCTATACCTGAACTAACAACGGAAATAATGAAGGCTGATCTAACTGCATAGAAAGACAACAGAAATCCtggttattttgatgatcaataagtTAAAGTTACCTACTGCATCATCCTTAAAAACCAACACATGGAACAATGGTTAACACAAAACAACAGACAAGCCGTGCTTCAAATTTATTGAAGACGATTGTGGTGGTGTCTACAGCACACATAGCATTGATGAgattttcttaattaaatttgttaGAAATCTTCTCGACCTATTTTAATATTCTCAGTATTGATCTTATTAGGAAGCTAAGGATGACCAAGGCAAGAGGAACgaaagtcaaaaaaataaaataaaataaataaaatggaaGAGAAACAGGTTCAGACGGAATGATCCCTCCATCATAGATAAGCATGGATTTTCCAAAGAATAACCACAAATTAACAAATAGACAAAAACAATCATGTATGATGTTATCAAAGAATAATCATACATTAACAAATATACAAACACTCATGCATAAAAAACTTTTTGTTTCATAAACAATGTTTAAAGCAAGCATAGAATACCATGCCTATGCGATCATGTCTACAAGAAAAGAACAAGATACTGATCTTgtagtaattttttttacaaacctCATTCAGCAGAAACACCATCTGTTTTTTATTTTCCCTGAAAAATTGAACTGTTCTCGTAATATAGCAGATGCCTCTACATGCACGTCATGAAGGCAAAGATTCTACAATGCTATTGCACAACTTAATTTTAGCCATGCTACCTAGACCTTCACATCTAGCACTCGAATTTGTTGGCTAATGTGAGGTTTTATTCCTTTAGAGATTGGTCATAGTGCAGGTACTAAAGTAACTTTACAAAATGACATTTTTCTAAAATCCATCAGCTAATTGCAATGCTTACCTGAGAAGAAGGCATAGGTAAAAACTTTATTAGATAGTCTTTTAATATATATCTTCATTCATacgatatatgtgtatatatatattactaaAAATTGCTTTCTATATATCCTGGTATATTCCTTTTCTCCCTCTTGCCAAGTCAAAAACTTGTCATGTATCCGAACACAATTCTCATATCCATGTCCATGCAACATCGAATTTAAGGATACGCTTTTAAGACACAAGTATCAGATGAAAaatcctgtgaatatatatacaCCAGCACTTAAAGCATCAAAGCATATCAGCTTCTATATCTTCTCATCAACTTTGTTAAATGTGGCTCTTGAATATGGGTTGCTACCCCCAACACaccttttctttaaaaaaaaaaaaaaaatgaaggcccAGCTCCTTGAGTACTTAGTTATTAAATCTCTTCACAATATTAATGAAGTGCTACTGCAATCATCTAGCTTCCATCCCCAACCAATGCACAAATATGAAAAAGCTAACACTACACTGTGCCTTAAAATTTATTTCGAAGAAGTATCTTGAACAATAAAAACTAGTTCTTGGGTTGAGTGGATTTCCTTTCCACAAAAAGATAGAGCAACAACTGTCTTGGAAGACAAAAAACTGAATTCATGTGTTGGATGAATCTCTAAACAAAAACAGTAACTATCTTGAAAGAGAATAATGATGTCGTGTATCATGTTGATctctagaagaaaagaaaaaaaggaaatagCTTCACTTTGCAGTACCATGAAAGTGAATCAATCAAGAAGGACTATATTAGCCTAAACCTCTTGCTTAGCCAAGTCAATATGCTACAAATATATGATAAAAAGGTTAGCCATAAACTGAAGCAGAGATTACACAAAGGGAAAGTTAAGCAGTAAGAAAGttaattggatttgacatcaaaaTAATTTGTAATACATGGATATAAAGGATTGTAGGCTACTTTGATATAGCCCTATCTCCATGTCCCAAACAAACTTAAGATCAATTTGGTAATAAGAAGCAGCATTGTATGAAAATCTTGATGTCATATGAAGAATGATAGCACAAAGGAGATATTCGAGGAGGGGTAGCAATGATGGTTCAAGTTATCATGTAAATGATTATTATCTTTCCTTTGTGCACAATATATAGTgagaaataatatatatattctccATCTAAGCAAAAGGTTTCACAAGAGTCACATGCGAAGATACCCTCATGCACAACTATAAGGGCCAACAGACTTCTCTTTGGCCAGCATAGCATCTTCGCTATCTAGATGCAAGCTAGATGATAAAATCACTAAACTTTAACCTTGCAGCAAGACACCCGGAGaagtgaaaaaagaaaaagaaaagcatctCTTTCCTTCAGCACGCTTCGCTGTTAATCACTCCCTCTAGATTGCAGGAAGGAAAAATGACCCCCCCCAccccacaacaaaaaaaaaaaaaaaaatcttgaaatgaTGCTAAGAGAACTTAAACTTCCAAGACAAAATGAAACCCTCGCAGCAAAGCAGTCACTTTCTATTGCTATCAACCTTGAGAATACTTGGCCGGCAAGTGAAGACAACACATCGACGAGAAAAACTGCGCCAAGCCATGATCATCTAGGCCCCTAGGAGGGGAATGTTGAGGTTAAAAGCCAGCAATCTGTTATTCCACGAGCTAACAGACAAACTATTTCAAAACGGTGCCAATCCCACAGATTAAACCAAACCAACTCCCAGATTTCTTGGACCACATTCAGTTGAACGGAagattataataataatttaaaaacaaGACATGAAGACGCCAATTAATTAGTCCAAGTGTCAACCACCAGCAACTTCTGAGAAGCCGTAAGATTTTGGGACAACTCCCAGTACCTGAGAAGATTATAAAAAAGAAGCACACGTTCTCATGCATCTCTCTATATTAATGTTATCTGTCTCTCAAGCACAGAAGAGTGGAGATAGATCAAACAACACATGTATAAagaagacagagagagagagagagagagagagagagagacaaataccttgaggaggagggggaggagagagggagagggacttAAACTGGGCATCAATACGAGAGAGAAAGAGCATCGCTTCCTTGAAGGGCTTGGAGAGCTCATGCTCGTACTTGGTCAGCATCTCACAGTAGGCCTCCATGAACTGGTCCAGCGCCGGATCctccccaccaccaccaccactccCTCCATCCCCGGCCGCCGCCGACGACGAAGCCTGCCCCATCATCAGCGACGATGCGCACGCCTCCTCCAGCCTCGCCACCACCTCCGGCGGCGCCCCCACCTGCCGATATCGTACACGACGCTTAGTTTGCGTCCATTTTTCTTGTTAACACATGTATGTTCGTGCATACCTTGTGGCAGTTAACGTAGGCGGAGAGGAGGCGCGGGTACTGAGGATGAGCCATGATCTTGGCCTTGATGACGCTGTTGTCGTAGTCCTCGCCGCCGCCGTTGCTCGGCGGGGGAGGGAGGAAGACAGCGTTATCAGACATGTGTGGAGTCGGCGGCAGAATGGAACGGGAGGCCATCAGAGGCATGATCATGAGCGGCGACAGGCCGCCGCTGCCCTCGCCGAAGCCACCCATCAGGCACGAGCCATCTTGGCCCCCGCCACTCCCGCTCCGGCCTTCCATCTCTCTCACTTACTATTATATGCCTTGCTTCTCTCTCTATATGTGGGAtacggagagagaggagagatagagagagagaggggggggggggggggaggaacAAGGGGGGAAATAGAGAATAAATAGGGAGTTCACATATTATGCttttatgatgatgatgataattatTTCTTCCTTTGTCTTGTAACCAAATGGGTGCCGTGGCTTTTTAAGTTCTAGGTTTGGGGTATTGCCTTTTTCTCTCCACTCCCGGGTTTTCTGCTGGTTGACACTGTGGCTATTTCTGCTGCTACTGTTTACCAAGCAACCTGTTTTACAGGGAAAATCCTATGTTGCAGTCATCAATTATCAATGGGCCTCTTTCTCTGTTCGCCAAGCCGTTTTACAGGGAAAATCCTATTGCTGCAGTCGTCAATTATTAAAGGCCCTCTTTTCTCTGCATCCTTCCCCTCTCTGCATGTGCTAGCATTTTGGGAGGGCAAAGGTCAGTAGATCAATATCTAACAAGTGGGAGGAGGTGAGACCAAGAAACGGAGAGCGGCGGCAACTCCTCCTGCATCTTTCCTTCCCAACGTAACCAAAACAAAACGAAAGGGAGACCAAGAGACTAAATGCGATAAAAAAACTAGTTCCCGCCTCCTCGTTCGTTGCACTGCCACTGGGACTAGGATTAGGGTGCGAGAGAGAAGTGGGGGAAGAGAGGGAAAGTTGAGCTTTCGGTGGGTGCAAATGTAATAGGGGGATGAGTAAAGTGAGGCTAATaatggataaataaataaataaatattcgtattaaaaataaaaataaatattcaccACACGATCATCCCCGAGGTGG
Proteins encoded in this region:
- the LOC105053278 gene encoding homeobox protein knotted-1-like LET6 → MEGRSGSGGGQDGSCLMGGFGEGSGGLSPLMIMPLMASRSILPPTPHMSDNAVFLPPPPSNGGGEDYDNSVIKAKIMAHPQYPRLLSAYVNCHKVGAPPEVVARLEEACASSLMMGQASSSAAAGDGGSGGGGGEDPALDQFMEAYCEMLTKYEHELSKPFKEAMLFLSRIDAQFKSLSLSPPPPPQVYGEQLERNGSSDEEFDACENYVDPQAEDRELKGQLLRKYSGYLGSLKQEFLKKRKKGKLPKEARQQLLDWWNRHYKWPYPSESQKLALAQSTGLDQKQINNWFINQRKRHWKPSEEMQFVVMDAAHPHYFMDNSLGNSFPLDCAPALL